Proteins encoded within one genomic window of Bacillus thuringiensis:
- a CDS encoding GNAT family N-acetyltransferase: MNNKKLLIDNFTYKAAYIARQVDGMDVKETKDYIAVDCGLPADTFNIITLLDNHLTEGFEKLYKEVEYFNQKKFPMSVWFWDEKSEGNIENELVNIGLKEAEQNITMVANLNTIHPTINMPESFTIQKASSSGQIKKFGEVLASLFGTLEEGIHVQAFYNQTASFDLWNSENMKLYLGLYKDEVVSVGSLVCTKDSIGIYDIATKEEMRGKGFGSTMFNYLLQEAKELNVAQCVLQASPDGINIYKKAGFQSVGQMTVFENRHLFE; the protein is encoded by the coding sequence ATGAATAATAAAAAGTTACTAATAGATAATTTTACATATAAAGCAGCATATATTGCGCGGCAAGTAGACGGAATGGATGTAAAAGAAACGAAGGATTACATCGCTGTCGACTGTGGTTTACCTGCAGATACATTTAATATCATTACTTTACTAGACAATCATTTAACGGAAGGTTTCGAGAAACTATATAAGGAGGTAGAATATTTTAATCAAAAGAAATTTCCAATGAGTGTTTGGTTTTGGGACGAGAAATCAGAGGGTAACATAGAGAACGAATTAGTAAATATTGGATTAAAAGAAGCAGAACAGAATATCACGATGGTAGCAAACTTAAATACAATTCATCCAACAATAAACATGCCAGAAAGTTTTACAATACAAAAAGCCTCTTCGTCAGGACAAATTAAAAAGTTTGGAGAAGTGTTAGCCAGTCTATTTGGTACATTAGAGGAAGGGATACATGTTCAAGCTTTTTACAATCAAACTGCTTCTTTCGACTTATGGAATAGTGAAAATATGAAACTGTACTTAGGACTTTATAAAGATGAAGTTGTATCGGTAGGCTCATTAGTATGTACAAAAGATAGTATTGGTATTTATGATATAGCAACGAAAGAAGAAATGAGAGGAAAAGGATTTGGTTCTACTATGTTTAATTACTTGCTGCAAGAAGCAAAGGAATTAAACGTTGCTCAATGCGTATTACAAGCTTCACCTGATGGGATTAATATTTACAAAAAGGCTGGTTTTCAATCTGTTGGACAAATGACTGTATTTGAAAATCGACATTTATTTGAATAA
- a CDS encoding GNAT family N-acetyltransferase has protein sequence MNIQLKVVTRENWEDALKLQVKENQRKFVPSVAVSLAKVYIKPDGDNVEYIPFAIYNGDLMVGFVMHAVVKETTDMYWINGFIIDQNQQGNGYGKAALQESIYLIKNTYKACKEIRLTVHKDNISAKKLYERYGFQSLEHDYDGEQVYRLFV, from the coding sequence TTGAATATCCAGTTAAAGGTTGTTACGAGAGAGAATTGGGAAGATGCATTAAAGTTACAAGTTAAAGAAAATCAAAGAAAATTTGTTCCGTCTGTAGCAGTCTCACTTGCTAAGGTATATATAAAACCAGATGGTGACAATGTAGAATATATACCATTTGCGATATACAACGGCGATCTAATGGTTGGTTTTGTTATGCATGCTGTTGTAAAAGAAACAACTGATATGTATTGGATAAATGGATTTATTATCGATCAAAATCAGCAAGGGAATGGCTACGGAAAAGCGGCATTACAGGAAAGTATCTATTTAATAAAAAATACATATAAGGCGTGTAAAGAAATTAGATTAACAGTACATAAAGATAATATCTCTGCAAAGAAACTATATGAACGTTATGGTTTTCAGTCATTGGAACATGATTATGATGGTGAGCAAGTATATCGCTTATTCGTTTAA
- a CDS encoding DUF4269 domain-containing protein: MFTSITYLQSGNEKQQKVYDVLNKLNIMEDLTLYSPVLCGTIPIRIDTIQSDLDIVMEVHNFDVFEQEMRSLYGSYKGFKIKKKKIKTTESIKVNFEFEGFEFELFAQPKPVRNQNAYRHMIVEHMLLMQHPHIREEILHLKENGLKTEPAFAQVLNIDGDPYDELILLGQEMRLW; this comes from the coding sequence ATGTTTACATCTATTACATATTTACAATCTGGGAATGAGAAGCAACAAAAAGTGTATGATGTTTTGAATAAATTAAACATAATGGAGGATTTAACTTTGTATAGTCCCGTTCTTTGCGGGACAATCCCTATAAGAATTGATACAATTCAATCCGACTTAGATATAGTAATGGAAGTACATAACTTTGATGTTTTTGAACAGGAAATGAGATCTTTATACGGTTCTTATAAAGGATTTAAAATAAAAAAGAAAAAAATTAAAACTACCGAATCGATAAAGGTAAATTTTGAATTTGAAGGTTTTGAATTTGAATTATTTGCTCAGCCTAAGCCAGTTCGTAATCAAAATGCATATAGACATATGATCGTAGAGCACATGCTATTAATGCAGCATCCCCATATAAGGGAAGAAATTCTTCACTTAAAAGAGAACGGTTTAAAAACAGAACCTGCTTTTGCTCAAGTATTAAATATTGACGGAGATCCTTATGACGAGCTTATTTTATTAGGACAGGAAATGAGATTGTGGTAA
- a CDS encoding nucleoside hydrolase: MEKVLFFGDPGIDDSFAIIYGLLHPEIEIVGIVTGYGNVEHIHAAHNAAYILQLANRQDIPVISGATKPLTEEITTYYPEIHGAEGLGPIHVPEKVLSIPIYNFGSIAAILIKYGKDLTIVDVGRSTSLAIAFNLWNDLMLNVKGIYFMGGVFLEVGNVTPLAEANVYGDPLASKIVFQQAKNLFIFPLNVTNKAVLTPNVFSYIQANSKNPFHTIMKPMYDYYLSAYQKLNPSIEGPLLHDVVAISGLVNPSFFEFAHRTVNVDTYGDTKGQTFADFRPSSISKGARIALEIDEQKFIQDFIKIML; the protein is encoded by the coding sequence TTGGAGAAAGTATTATTTTTCGGAGACCCAGGTATTGATGACTCGTTTGCGATTATATATGGTTTACTGCATCCCGAAATTGAAATTGTCGGTATTGTAACTGGATATGGAAATGTTGAACATATACATGCTGCACATAATGCAGCGTATATTTTACAGTTAGCAAATAGACAAGACATTCCTGTCATTAGCGGTGCAACAAAACCACTTACAGAAGAAATTACTACGTACTACCCTGAAATTCACGGAGCAGAAGGATTAGGTCCCATCCATGTTCCAGAAAAAGTATTATCTATTCCAATATACAATTTTGGCAGTATTGCTGCGATTCTTATAAAGTACGGAAAAGATTTAACGATTGTTGATGTAGGAAGATCTACCTCGTTAGCAATTGCTTTTAATTTATGGAATGATTTAATGCTAAATGTAAAAGGAATATATTTCATGGGTGGTGTTTTTTTAGAAGTAGGAAACGTTACACCGTTAGCAGAGGCAAACGTCTATGGAGATCCTCTAGCAAGTAAAATTGTTTTTCAGCAAGCAAAGAATTTATTCATATTCCCTTTAAATGTAACTAATAAAGCTGTGTTGACTCCAAATGTATTTAGCTATATCCAAGCTAATTCAAAGAATCCATTTCATACGATAATGAAACCGATGTATGATTACTATTTATCTGCATACCAAAAACTTAATCCATCTATTGAAGGTCCTTTGCTACATGATGTGGTTGCTATAAGTGGATTAGTTAACCCAAGTTTTTTTGAATTTGCGCACCGTACAGTGAATGTAGATACATACGGAGATACGAAAGGACAAACATTTGCTGATTTTCGCCCTAGTTCAATATCTAAAGGAGCCCGTATAGCTTTAGAAATAGATGAACAAAAATTTATTCAAGATTTTATAAAAATCATGTTATAG
- a CDS encoding NUDIX domain-containing protein, whose amino-acid sequence MKKKFHHIVRAVMIKDKKLLVAEYIGHHYFLPGGHVEVGESAANALIREIREELGVNCSIKQFLGVIENKWQDKEVLHHEINHIFEIDSQELHIDFVPKSKESHLAFHWIDYNQEALHTYKIMPAPSVKELLERKLSEELLNCWISNF is encoded by the coding sequence TTGAAAAAAAAATTTCATCATATTGTACGAGCTGTTATGATTAAAGATAAAAAATTGTTAGTGGCTGAATACATTGGCCATCATTATTTTTTACCAGGTGGTCATGTTGAAGTTGGCGAATCAGCTGCGAATGCATTAATAAGAGAAATACGAGAAGAACTCGGAGTAAATTGTAGTATAAAACAATTTTTAGGAGTCATAGAAAACAAATGGCAAGATAAAGAAGTTCTTCACCATGAAATCAATCATATTTTTGAGATAGATTCACAAGAGTTACATATTGATTTCGTACCAAAATCTAAAGAATCTCATTTAGCATTTCACTGGATAGATTATAATCAAGAAGCTTTACATACTTATAAAATCATGCCAGCACCTTCAGTTAAAGAGTTACTAGAAAGAAAGTTAAGTGAGGAACTATTAAACTGTTGGATTAGCAATTTTTAA
- a CDS encoding methyltransferase domain-containing protein → MKIGKFGEVNNISIDTIRHYMDLSLIIPEKKGGYYFFDEYCQTDLELILHYKDLGFSLNEIKELFFYKNLAKSMNYEKDTFYQSLFKLKYDKMEQEIELLEKKRDKLKGVLHDLSLTNETSNSIIGIDLNVLHLLTCSKCNRKLILQDGIINNNQIVEGKLICNCGEEYMITSGIITAGKLFKANERTSLDDTISDYIHETDNEYLENMHREGEWAKKKLLHLDLNNKLILDIGSGLGFFLRNIYEELPEDCLYIAVDRDFNKLLFLKDVLARRNPRRNILFICADFLNIPIQKQSVDIVIDHSGTSNYSFEHENFLLHELNSLFKFNCYLLSLFILFKNFSSNSQITNNFRANFSLSKVTKEIQNLQFQSIDESTSNYLKQGGKYEDFFVQGEEIYTYSFFGKRWG, encoded by the coding sequence ATGAAAATCGGTAAGTTTGGAGAAGTAAATAACATAAGTATTGATACAATTAGACATTATATGGATCTCAGTCTCATTATTCCTGAAAAAAAAGGAGGGTACTATTTTTTTGATGAGTATTGTCAAACAGATTTAGAACTTATATTACATTACAAAGATTTAGGATTTAGCTTGAATGAAATTAAAGAACTATTTTTTTATAAAAATTTAGCGAAATCTATGAATTACGAAAAAGATACCTTTTACCAATCTTTATTTAAACTGAAATATGACAAGATGGAACAGGAAATAGAACTTTTGGAGAAGAAACGGGATAAATTAAAGGGAGTGTTACATGATTTATCATTAACAAATGAAACTTCTAATTCAATTATAGGGATAGATTTAAATGTACTACACTTACTTACATGTTCTAAGTGTAATAGAAAACTAATTCTTCAAGATGGTATTATTAATAACAATCAAATTGTTGAAGGAAAGTTAATTTGTAATTGTGGTGAAGAATACATGATTACTTCAGGAATTATAACTGCTGGTAAATTATTTAAAGCAAATGAGCGGACGTCACTTGATGATACTATTTCGGATTATATTCATGAAACTGATAATGAATATTTGGAAAATATGCATAGAGAAGGGGAATGGGCGAAAAAGAAACTACTACATTTAGATTTAAATAACAAATTAATACTGGATATAGGATCAGGACTTGGGTTCTTTTTGAGGAACATTTATGAAGAACTACCGGAAGATTGCCTATACATCGCAGTGGATCGAGATTTCAATAAACTATTATTTTTAAAAGATGTATTAGCGAGAAGAAATCCGAGAAGAAATATTCTCTTTATCTGTGCGGATTTTTTGAACATCCCTATTCAAAAGCAGTCTGTTGATATTGTAATTGATCACTCTGGTACGAGCAATTATAGTTTTGAGCATGAGAATTTTTTACTTCACGAATTAAATTCACTTTTTAAATTTAATTGTTATTTATTAAGTTTATTTATTTTATTTAAAAATTTCAGCTCAAATAGTCAAATTACAAATAACTTTCGAGCAAATTTTTCACTTTCAAAAGTAACGAAAGAAATCCAAAATCTACAGTTTCAATCGATTGATGAAAGTACTTCAAATTATTTGAAACAAGGCGGAAAGTATGAGGATTTCTTTGTTCAAGGTGAAGAAATTTATACATATTCATTTTTCGGAAAAAGATGGGGTTAA
- a CDS encoding VOC family protein: protein MKKKYIVTDDLNEVKKLILNYNGVMITEPIQVPTGIEMIIRHPDGNIIEYIEPTLK from the coding sequence ATGAAAAAGAAATATATTGTTACTGATGATCTCAACGAAGTAAAAAAACTAATCTTAAACTATAACGGCGTAATGATTACTGAACCAATACAAGTACCCACAGGTATTGAAATGATAATTCGTCATCCAGATGGTAACATTATTGAATACATAGAGCCTACATTAAAATGA
- a CDS encoding MFS transporter — translation MASLRLHIENKKSNQELRNICLYSIAKTVSIFGNSIYNFAVGLYVLQITGSALNFAITLILGTIPMIVMNPFAGVIADKVDKKKLVVCMDVLSGCLLITVYILSSYYGLNLFIIYTTTFLMTGFTTFFGIGLEAAKPNIVSKERLMSLNSISKIIDSISLILGPMLGGIVFAVFDMKTFIIINGISFILSAISILFINFKLCEQYIKEECSIREINFIKDIKEGCSYLMERESLKNTFSILISLNFFLGFAVTVPLPYIINTVLNLSSKQFGLIQGTFPIGMIVGAIIVKKITNRFSYSYLLKKISFMVAIFMIVSGVPVLFKSIEMNNIVFVPMYCAIMFFLGLMIALIDIPLIYFMQKEIPDEYRGRVLSIGLSLGKMMQPIALILSGLLLNHIPAYALPIGGGIAFLILNQAYSNKLNFEIHSKGYSVERD, via the coding sequence ATGGCAAGTTTACGATTACATATAGAAAATAAAAAAAGCAATCAAGAACTAAGAAATATTTGCTTATATTCAATTGCAAAAACAGTATCAATATTCGGTAATTCTATTTATAATTTCGCAGTAGGATTATATGTTTTACAAATAACCGGATCTGCTTTAAATTTCGCGATTACGCTTATTTTAGGGACGATTCCAATGATTGTTATGAATCCATTTGCCGGTGTAATTGCTGATAAGGTTGATAAAAAGAAACTCGTCGTTTGTATGGATGTACTAAGCGGATGCTTATTAATAACGGTTTATATATTAAGCAGCTATTATGGGTTAAACCTATTTATCATTTATACTACTACCTTTCTTATGACAGGATTTACAACATTTTTTGGAATAGGATTAGAGGCTGCAAAACCAAATATCGTCTCTAAAGAGAGACTAATGAGTCTTAACTCTATAAGTAAAATTATCGACTCTATATCTTTAATTCTAGGACCTATGTTAGGAGGCATTGTTTTTGCAGTCTTTGATATGAAAACTTTTATAATTATTAACGGTATTTCATTTATCCTTTCGGCTATATCCATATTGTTTATAAACTTTAAATTGTGCGAGCAATACATAAAAGAGGAATGTTCAATTAGGGAAATTAATTTTATTAAAGATATAAAGGAGGGATGCTCTTACTTAATGGAGCGGGAAAGCCTAAAAAATACGTTTAGTATTTTAATTTCACTTAATTTTTTCCTTGGATTTGCTGTAACTGTTCCATTGCCATACATTATTAATACAGTTCTCAACCTTAGTTCTAAACAATTTGGTTTGATTCAAGGGACTTTTCCAATAGGTATGATAGTTGGTGCAATCATAGTAAAAAAGATAACGAATCGCTTTTCTTATTCCTATCTATTGAAAAAAATAAGTTTTATGGTGGCAATTTTTATGATAGTTTCAGGTGTCCCTGTTCTATTCAAAAGTATTGAAATGAATAATATTGTATTTGTTCCTATGTATTGCGCTATTATGTTCTTTTTAGGGCTAATGATAGCATTAATCGATATCCCTTTAATTTATTTTATGCAAAAAGAGATTCCAGATGAATATAGAGGCAGAGTACTTAGTATTGGATTAAGTTTAGGTAAAATGATGCAGCCGATAGCACTGATATTATCAGGTCTATTATTAAATCATATTCCAGCCTACGCGCTTCCAATTGGAGGAGGAATCGCATTTCTTATTTTGAACCAGGCTTACTCAAATAAGTTAAATTTCGAAATTCATTCAAAAGGGTATAGTGTTGAACGTGATTAA
- a CDS encoding DMT family transporter — MHNKKWDLRIICAHAFTILIWGTAFPAIRMGLESYTPEHLTLLRLLIASFILLLFSFIYKLRLPDLKDIPAIFIFGALGFTIYHIALNYGEKTVNAGSASLIVSVTPIVTAIFASVFLNEKMKLNGWIGGVISFIGIAFISFSQGDAIQLNSGGLFILLAAISESLFFVFQTSYLKKYGFLPFTIYTILSSTVCMLIFLPGMYTEILAVPLEVNLSVIYLGVFPTVLPYIALAYIISHTGASEATSSLYLTPVIACFVAWIWLGEVPTLVSIIGGGITILGIVIAHIPVLRKEKHSNLANNQSV; from the coding sequence ATGCATAATAAAAAATGGGATTTACGCATCATATGTGCTCACGCTTTTACAATTTTAATATGGGGAACCGCTTTTCCGGCAATTCGTATGGGACTCGAATCTTATACACCTGAGCATCTTACTTTACTACGTTTATTAATTGCTTCATTTATACTTCTTTTGTTTTCCTTTATATATAAGTTGAGGCTACCAGATTTAAAGGATATCCCAGCAATTTTTATATTTGGTGCTTTAGGGTTTACTATTTATCACATTGCATTAAACTACGGTGAAAAAACAGTAAATGCTGGATCTGCAAGTTTAATTGTTTCGGTCACACCTATAGTAACGGCTATTTTTGCTTCTGTTTTTTTGAACGAAAAAATGAAATTAAATGGTTGGATTGGTGGTGTAATTAGTTTTATAGGAATTGCTTTCATATCATTTAGTCAAGGAGATGCAATTCAATTGAATAGTGGAGGATTATTTATATTATTAGCAGCGATTTCAGAAAGCCTTTTTTTCGTTTTCCAAACTTCTTACTTGAAAAAATACGGCTTTTTGCCATTTACCATATATACAATTTTATCTAGTACTGTATGTATGCTTATTTTCTTACCTGGAATGTATACAGAAATACTAGCAGTTCCTCTTGAAGTTAATTTGAGCGTTATATATTTAGGTGTCTTTCCAACAGTACTCCCATATATTGCATTGGCCTATATTATATCTCATACTGGTGCTTCCGAGGCAACAAGTTCTCTATATTTAACGCCAGTAATTGCGTGTTTTGTAGCTTGGATATGGTTAGGAGAAGTGCCAACTTTAGTTTCGATAATTGGCGGAGGGATTACTATACTTGGAATTGTGATTGCTCATATACCAGTATTAAGAAAAGAAAAACATAGCAATTTAGCAAATAATCAATCCGTATAA
- a CDS encoding DUF7018 domain-containing (lipo)protein, whose product MKRKILTVVLPITLALGVGCSKDVSETKKTDSIKAAEEKQDDGRLKSAHEYKEKVNDVAKEWVSQYQVISEVIAKDPSFATTENEFKIEIGSLKVVTQKMKEIKPPKKYDDLQKELSDAMLMYEDSLSEMVEGLDKGNPETVTQSSKHMDDALKKITKTIKTIKEIKDK is encoded by the coding sequence ATGAAACGTAAAATATTAACTGTAGTCTTACCAATTACATTAGCGTTAGGGGTAGGTTGTAGTAAGGATGTCTCCGAAACAAAGAAAACTGATAGTATAAAAGCAGCAGAAGAAAAGCAAGATGATGGTAGACTGAAAAGTGCTCATGAGTACAAAGAGAAAGTTAATGATGTAGCAAAAGAGTGGGTAAGTCAGTATCAGGTTATATCAGAAGTAATAGCAAAAGACCCTTCATTTGCTACTACAGAAAATGAGTTTAAAATAGAGATAGGTAGTTTAAAAGTTGTAACACAGAAAATGAAAGAGATAAAACCACCTAAGAAATATGATGATTTACAGAAAGAGTTGTCTGATGCAATGTTAATGTACGAAGATTCTTTATCGGAAATGGTTGAAGGTCTAGATAAAGGTAACCCTGAAACAGTTACACAGTCTTCTAAACATATGGATGATGCTTTAAAGAAGATAACAAAAACAATAAAGACAATTAAAGAAATAAAGGATAAATAG
- the cutA gene encoding divalent cation tolerance protein CutA, with protein sequence MQFTEVKIEVFIPEEYIEMLRNELNKIGACKTGEYDHCLSYSSVKGYWRPLKGASPFNGEIGQICEGQECKIEIKCKRDLVKDALEVINQIHPYETPMIYIIPILNDYFNQI encoded by the coding sequence ATGCAATTTACTGAAGTCAAAATTGAAGTATTTATCCCTGAAGAATACATTGAAATGTTGAGGAATGAGTTAAATAAAATTGGTGCTTGTAAAACGGGAGAATATGATCATTGTCTGTCCTATAGTTCTGTGAAAGGATACTGGAGACCGTTAAAAGGCGCATCACCTTTTAACGGGGAAATTGGTCAGATTTGTGAAGGGCAAGAATGTAAAATTGAAATAAAGTGCAAACGGGATCTTGTAAAGGATGCACTTGAAGTTATTAACCAAATTCATCCGTATGAAACACCTATGATTTATATTATCCCGATATTAAATGACTATTTTAATCAAATATAA
- a CDS encoding glycosyl hydrolase family 8 has protein sequence MNGKRNIFTCISIVGIGLASFSNSSFAASVTDNSMQNSIPVVNQQVAAAKEMKPFPQQVNYAGVIKPNHVTQESLNASVRSYYDNWKKKYLKNDLSSLPGGYYVKGEITGDADGFKPLGTSEGQGYGMIITVLMAGYDSNAQKIYDGLFKTARTFKSSQNPNLMGWVVADSKKAQGHFDSATDGDLDIAYSLLLAHKQWGSNGAVNYLKEAQDMITKGIKASNVTNNSRLNLGDWDSKSSLDTRPSDWMMSHLRAFYEFTGDKTWLTVINNLYDVYTQFSNKYSPNTGLISDFVVKNPPQPAPKDFLNESEYTNAYYYNASRVPLRIVMDYAMYGEKRSKVISDKVSSWIQNKTNGNPSKIVDGYQLNGSNIGSYPTAVFVSPFVSASITNSNNQKWVNSGWDWMKNKRESYFSDSYNLLTMLFITGNWWKPVPDNKKTQNQINDAIYEGYDN, from the coding sequence ATGAATGGAAAAAGAAATATTTTCACATGTATTTCTATTGTAGGAATCGGACTAGCTAGTTTTTCTAATTCTAGTTTCGCAGCGAGTGTAACGGACAATTCAATGCAAAATTCTATTCCTGTAGTTAATCAACAAGTAGCTGCTGCAAAGGAAATGAAACCATTTCCCCAGCAAGTTAATTATGCAGGTGTTATAAAACCGAATCATGTTACACAGGAAAGTTTAAATGCTTCTGTAAGAAGTTACTACGATAATTGGAAAAAGAAATATTTGAAAAATGATTTATCTTCTTTACCTGGTGGTTATTACGTAAAAGGAGAGATTACGGGTGATGCGGATGGGTTTAAGCCACTTGGAACTTCAGAAGGTCAAGGGTATGGGATGATAATTACAGTATTAATGGCTGGTTATGATTCGAATGCTCAAAAAATCTATGACGGTTTATTTAAAACAGCAAGAACTTTTAAAAGCTCTCAAAATCCTAATTTAATGGGATGGGTTGTCGCAGATAGTAAAAAAGCACAAGGTCATTTTGATTCTGCTACTGATGGGGATTTAGATATTGCGTATTCTCTTCTTCTTGCTCACAAGCAGTGGGGATCAAATGGAGCAGTTAATTATTTAAAAGAAGCACAAGACATGATTACAAAAGGTATTAAAGCTAGTAATGTTACAAATAATAGCCGACTAAATTTAGGAGATTGGGATTCTAAAAGTTCACTTGATACGAGACCATCTGATTGGATGATGTCACACCTTAGAGCATTTTATGAATTTACAGGTGATAAAACTTGGCTCACTGTTATTAATAATTTGTACGATGTTTATACGCAATTTAGTAATAAGTACTCTCCAAATACAGGACTTATTTCAGATTTTGTTGTAAAAAACCCACCACAACCCGCACCTAAAGACTTCTTAAATGAGTCAGAATATACAAATGCATATTATTACAATGCTAGTCGAGTACCTTTAAGAATTGTAATGGACTATGCGATGTACGGCGAGAAGCGAAGTAAAGTCATTTCTGATAAAGTATCTTCATGGATTCAAAATAAAACGAATGGAAATCCTTCTAAAATTGTGGATGGTTATCAATTAAACGGATCCAATATTGGTAGTTATCCAACTGCTGTATTCGTTTCGCCATTTGTTTCTGCAAGTATAACAAATAGCAATAATCAGAAGTGGGTAAATAGTGGATGGGATTGGATGAAGAATAAGAGAGAAAGCTATTTTAGTGATAGTTATAATTTATTAACTATGTTATTTATTACAGGAAATTGGTGGAAACCTGTACCTGATAATAAAAAGACACAAAATCAAATAAATGATGCAATTTATGAAGGATACGATAATTAA
- a CDS encoding PLP-dependent aminotransferase family protein — translation MTTNKKLPKYRQIVDYMKEKIENGEWPIGSKIPSQRQLAKLFHVNRSTVITALDELMADGLIQGQIGAGTIVTNNTWSLLATNPPPDWSEYVKAGIHKPSKLMVREINEAETNKELIHLSKGELAPQLFPLETMQSIMKSVCEDLEYFGYEEQKGFLPLREAISNYVKSFGIHASSNSILIVSGALQALQLISIGLLHRESTVLLEQPSYLYSLHVFQSANINLAGICMDHHGILPNELLKRIKYSQKNNILYSIPCFQNPTGILLSQERRKEILKICEKEQLPIIEDDIYRELWIDEPPPAPLKSIDKHGHVLYVGSLSKTLTPGLRIGWIIGPEPVIDRLSDIKMQTDYGSSSLSQRVAAEWIHKGFYEEHVANVRIQLKERRQIMIRALNKYCADVASWDIPTGGLFIWLKVVPSIPMKKLFSETLSKGILLNPGRIYEEESDRYIRLSYGYASPEQMTNGVKLLGELIRKLMT, via the coding sequence ATGACAACTAATAAAAAACTGCCTAAATATCGGCAGATAGTAGACTATATGAAAGAAAAAATCGAAAATGGAGAATGGCCAATTGGAAGTAAAATCCCTAGTCAAAGGCAGTTAGCCAAATTATTTCATGTAAATCGAAGTACTGTAATAACTGCGCTAGATGAACTTATGGCAGATGGATTGATTCAAGGGCAAATCGGAGCTGGAACAATTGTAACGAATAATACATGGTCATTATTAGCGACGAATCCCCCGCCTGATTGGAGTGAATATGTAAAGGCTGGTATTCATAAACCTAGCAAGTTAATGGTACGAGAAATAAATGAAGCAGAAACAAATAAAGAACTTATCCACCTTAGTAAAGGTGAACTTGCGCCTCAACTTTTCCCACTAGAAACTATGCAGTCCATTATGAAAAGCGTATGTGAGGATTTAGAGTATTTTGGATACGAAGAACAAAAAGGTTTTTTACCGTTACGTGAAGCAATAAGTAACTACGTAAAATCATTTGGAATACATGCATCGTCTAACTCTATATTAATCGTTTCTGGTGCGTTACAAGCATTGCAATTAATATCAATTGGTCTATTGCATAGAGAATCAACCGTTTTACTTGAGCAGCCTTCTTATTTATATTCGCTTCATGTATTTCAATCAGCAAATATAAATCTAGCTGGTATATGTATGGATCATCACGGTATTTTACCTAACGAATTATTAAAACGCATTAAATACAGTCAAAAGAATAATATTTTATATTCTATCCCTTGTTTTCAAAATCCAACAGGGATATTACTGTCTCAAGAACGAAGAAAAGAAATATTAAAAATATGTGAAAAGGAACAGTTACCTATTATTGAAGATGATATTTACCGCGAATTATGGATTGATGAACCACCTCCAGCTCCTTTAAAGTCGATAGATAAACATGGACATGTATTATATGTTGGTAGTCTCTCTAAAACACTTACTCCTGGTCTTAGAATTGGATGGATTATTGGACCAGAACCTGTAATTGATAGATTGTCAGATATAAAAATGCAAACAGACTATGGATCGAGTTCATTATCCCAAAGAGTTGCTGCTGAATGGATACATAAAGGTTTTTATGAAGAACATGTTGCAAACGTAAGAATTCAACTAAAAGAACGAAGACAAATCATGATACGGGCTTTAAATAAATATTGTGCAGACGTTGCATCGTGGGATATTCCTACTGGTGGATTATTTATATGGCTAAAGGTTGTACCTAGCATTCCGATGAAGAAATTATTTTCAGAGACACTATCAAAAGGAATTCTTTTAAACCCAGGACGTATTTATGAAGAAGAATCAGATCGGTACATTCGTTTATCATATGGATATGCTTCTCCAGAGCAAATGACTAACGGGGTTAAATTGTTAGGCGAATTAATCCGTAAGTTAATGACATAA